In Mycobacterium sp. ITM-2016-00317, the genomic window TGGTGGCCAGCTCCTGGCTGCCGTCGCGCAGCTTCCCCGTTCCGTCCGCGAGTTGACTTGCCCCCGAGTGCAGCTCGCGTCCACCGGCGGCCAACTGCACCAGCCCGGAGTCGAGTTGCCGTGCGCCCGCGTTCAACCGGTGCACCCCGTCTCGCAGCGTGACGACATCGGAGCGCAGCCCGCCGTTGAGCGCTCTGGTCAGGAAGACACGCAGTTTGCTGCCCGGGTCGCCGAACTCGCTCTCCAGCCGGGCTGCGCTGTCACGCAGCCGAAGCAGGCCCTCATCGGTGGTCGGGTCGATGCCCTGAGACCGCAGCAGCCGCTGCGCCGCGGCCAGCGCCTGGCCCGCGTCGCGCACCGTCGGATCCGGATTGGTCTGCAGGAACCAGACGGCTTGATCGACGATCGCCGCCGCCTGCGCGCTGTTGAAGTTCAGCGCGGCAATGCGTTCGGTCGTCGAGCGGACTGCCCCGGACAGATGCTGGGCGGCGATCGCCACGTCGTCGGGGTTCAGTTGCAGGCCGCCGACACGATCCAGGACCTCCAGCAACGGGTCCGTCGCGGTGTCCACGGCATCCGTCAGTTGTTTTGTGCCCGAGGCCAGCTCGGCTGAACCGGCGCGGGCACTGTCCAGACCCGACGACAACGTGCCCGCGCCGGTGGTCAGCCGTCGGGCGCCGTCGTCGGCGGTATCCAGGCCGGTGGCCAACTGCTGCGCGCCGTCGGCGGCCTGTTCGAGTCCACGGCCCGCGTCACCGAGTCCGGTCAACACATTGCCGACCGTGCCCTGGCCGATCTTCGCGTTGACCTCGTTGAGCACATCCCGGGACGCGTTCTGCCCGATGATGGTGGCCAGGTAGTTGTTGGCGTCGTTGAAGGTGAACCGGATCTGGGCCTGCTGCGGGTCATCGCCCTCGGGCGACGCGACACGCTCGCTGAAGTCCGGTGGCAGGGTGATCGAGAAGTAGTAGTCCCCGCGCGCCACCCCCTCGGCGGCCTGCTGCCCCGACACCTCGGTCAAGTCGAGTTGCCCCGACTGCATCAGCGCGGTGGCGACCTCGTCGCCTGCGCGCAGCGGCTGACCCTGAGCCGACGCACCGCGGTCCTCGTTGACCAACGCCACCGGCACCTTGTTCACCTCGGCGAACGGATTCCAGAACGCCCACAGATACATCGCGCCGTACAGCAGCGGCATCAGGATGATGGTGATCAACGCGACCCGCGGCATGAGCCCTCGGGAGTAGCGCTTGAGATCGGTACCCAGCGACATTCCGGCAAGCGCCATCAGGCACCACCTTTCTGAGGTTCCGCAAGCTCGGCGCGGGTGACGTTCTCGACCGCGATCTGGACGACGGGATGGCCGCGCACCTCGTTGACGCCGGCGGTGACGACGGTCTGGTCGCGGCCGAGTTCGACCAGCCTGGCCACCAGCAGATCGCGGCTGCGGTCACTGGTGACCTGCTCCAGGTTGCCGACCACGAGCAACGGCGGCCGGGCGGTGTTCGCCAGCGCGACACGGAGCAGCAATCCGTCGAGTTCGGTCAGCTCTTCGACGAACTCAGACAACGGGGGCAGTGGCAGCTCGCCGAACACCGGGCCGCACACCCGCGCCAGGTCGTCCTCGTCGGCGCGTCCGATCAGCTTGTACCACTTGGCATCCCAGCGCAGTTGCTCGGTGATCAGGTCCCGCACCGTCACCGATTCTGCAACGGTGTCGAGTTCGTCGATGCCTGCGAGGGCGGCGTGGGCGAAGATGTCCCGGGCCCGGGTGTGCCCGAACACCGACAACGAACCAGAGATGGGGCGCATCCGGCCCGCCAGCGTCATCAGCAGCGCGGTGCGTCCCGAACCAGGCGGGCACAGCAGCACCGTGACCCCGCCTGCGGTGATGTCGAGGTTCACTGGACCGTAGACCGGGCCCCACGGCCCTCGCATCGTGATCGCCCGCGCCGTTACCGCCATTTCGGGCGTTGAACCTTCTGACACCTGCCAATCCCATCACACCGGCAGCGAGAGTCCCATACTTCGCCGGTCGCGATCAGGCGAGTGTCAGCGCGGTCAGCATCGCGCCCGACGTGAGCATCAGCAATGGAAGCCGCAGCAGGTTCCTCCTCGTCCACCGGACCGCAGCGACTCGTCGACGGCGGCGGGGTCGGTGCGTTCGAACTCCGCCGCCCGCGGGATCAGGTCGAACAGCGCCCACAACCGCATCACCACCTGGCCGGCCAGCGCGATCAGCAACGCGACCCCGACCTCGGGGTCACCCCACGTCACGACCAGGGTGACGACCAGCAGCACCCCGAAGACCAGCGGTGCGGGCAGCAGAACCGGACGCGCGCGATGCCGCCGTTGCGCGACTGGATGATGCCCGGCCGCCTGGGCCAATACGGGTCGACGACGAGCGCCTCGTAGATCGCGGCACCGAGGCAGACGCAGGCGGCCAAGGTCGTCGCGGCGATCAGCATGAGCGTCGGGGTCCCCACAACCTGTGATTATGCAAGTGTCAGAAGGGACGTGGGCCGGCATGTGGCCGCTGTGCCAGGATGTGTCATGAACCCCATCCAGCCGTTCCGCATCGATATCGCCGACTCGGTACTGACTGACCTCGAAGACCGTTTGCGGCGCACCCGCTGGCCGGAACCCGAGTGCGTCGACGATTGGACCCAGGGCATCCCGCTGGCCTACACCCAGCGGCTGGCGGACTACTGGCTGACCGAATATGACTGGCGGGCAAGGGAAGCCGCTTTGAATCGATTCGATCAGTTCACCACGGAAATCGACGGCCTCGACATTCACTTCATCCATCAGCGCTCGGCACGTTCCGATGCCTTCCCGCTGGTCATCACCCACGGGTGGCCCGGCTCAATCGTGGAGTTCCACAAGGTGATCGGTCCGCTCGTCGACGCCGGCTTCGACGTGGTGTGCCCGTCGCTACCCGGTTACGGGTTCTCCGGCAAGCCGACCGCCACCGGGTGGGGGGTGCAGCGCATCGCCGCCGCGTGGGACGAACTCATGGTGCGGCTGGGGTATGACCGCTACGGCGCACAAGGCGGCGACTGGGGCGCCGCGGTGACCACGCAGATCGGACGCGACGTCGGGCACTGCGTGGCGATCCACACGAACATGCCGTTCGGGCGGCCGCCGAAGGATCTCACCGATCCGACCGCCGACGAGCAGGCGGCGTTGGAACGGCTTGCCCACTACCGGAAGTGGGACTCGGGATACAACAAACAGCAGTCGACGCGGCCGCAGACGCTGGGCTACGGGCTGGTCGACTCACCGGTCGCGCAGTTGGCCTGGATCGTCGAGAAGTTCTGGTCATGGACGGACTGCGACGGTGATCCCGAGAACGTGCTCACCAAGGACGAGATGCTCGACAACGTGATGCTGTACTGGGCCAACGGCGCAGGCGCCTCGTCGGCGCGACTGTACTGGGAGAGCTCGGGCGCGTTTGGTGCCGGCGACCGCGTCACCTTGCCCACCGGGGTGGCGTCGTTCCCGAAGGAGATCCTGCGTTCGCCCCGAGATTGGTGCGAGCCCAACTACGACATCACCCGGTGGACCGACATGCCGCGCGGCGGTCACTTCGCGGCGTTCGAGCAACCGGAGTTGTTCGCCGAGGACGTCGCCGCCTTCTTCACCGACTTCCGCTGATCGAGTCGAAAGACCGCTTCCTGAATGCGATTTAGGCGAAAACGACGCTCACAGCGCAGTGGGGGCGGTGAACGTGCGCACCGTCGTCACGAAGGCGCCGTCGACACGCTCCGACACCGTCACGAACGCCCTGCCGTCGGGTCCGAACTTCACCGGCTCGACGAGCTCGCCGGGTCCGAGGTCGAGGTCGAGGACCTGCACCGGCCCTGTCGACGTCAACGCCCAGACCCCCTGATCGGCGCCGGTCAGGGTGACGTACGGCGTGCCGTCGGGCCCGAACACCACCCCTTCCTGCCAGGAGACGTAGTCCTGTTCGGCCGCCTGCAGGAACCCGGAAAGGTCCCCGGTGGCGATCGTGTCGCCGTTCTGATCGAACCGCAGGAAGTGGTATTCGAACGGCGACTGGCCGGATTCGACCGTGATCAGCACACCGCTGCCGTCCGGCCCGAACTGGATCGCCGGGAAGTTCGGGCGCAGCGGATTGCCCGGCAGCGCGGGCGTCACCGTGTCGTTGGCCAACGCGAGCACCGCCCGTGACGTGACCCGGCCCTGCGCGTCCCGAGTTTCGATGACCTGGTACGCCGCGCCGTCCGGACCGAACTCCACCGGGGTGGCGACCGTGGTGCCGGCGGGCAAGGTCACCGTGCGGGCGATGGTCCCGCCGGGGTTCACCACGGCGAGGTGGCGGACGCCGCCGGACTCGTAGACGACGTAGCCGTCGTCGCCGGTGTTCGGGCTGGCGTCGTAGCCGCCGACCACCGGGCTCACACTCGGCAGCACCG contains:
- a CDS encoding alpha/beta fold hydrolase; translation: MNPIQPFRIDIADSVLTDLEDRLRRTRWPEPECVDDWTQGIPLAYTQRLADYWLTEYDWRAREAALNRFDQFTTEIDGLDIHFIHQRSARSDAFPLVITHGWPGSIVEFHKVIGPLVDAGFDVVCPSLPGYGFSGKPTATGWGVQRIAAAWDELMVRLGYDRYGAQGGDWGAAVTTQIGRDVGHCVAIHTNMPFGRPPKDLTDPTADEQAALERLAHYRKWDSGYNKQQSTRPQTLGYGLVDSPVAQLAWIVEKFWSWTDCDGDPENVLTKDEMLDNVMLYWANGAGASSARLYWESSGAFGAGDRVTLPTGVASFPKEILRSPRDWCEPNYDITRWTDMPRGGHFAAFEQPELFAEDVAAFFTDFR
- a CDS encoding YhgE/Pip domain-containing protein, with protein sequence MALAGMSLGTDLKRYSRGLMPRVALITIILMPLLYGAMYLWAFWNPFAEVNKVPVALVNEDRGASAQGQPLRAGDEVATALMQSGQLDLTEVSGQQAAEGVARGDYYFSITLPPDFSERVASPEGDDPQQAQIRFTFNDANNYLATIIGQNASRDVLNEVNAKIGQGTVGNVLTGLGDAGRGLEQAADGAQQLATGLDTADDGARRLTTGAGTLSSGLDSARAGSAELASGTKQLTDAVDTATDPLLEVLDRVGGLQLNPDDVAIAAQHLSGAVRSTTERIAALNFNSAQAAAIVDQAVWFLQTNPDPTVRDAGQALAAAQRLLRSQGIDPTTDEGLLRLRDSAARLESEFGDPGSKLRVFLTRALNGGLRSDVVTLRDGVHRLNAGARQLDSGLVQLAAGGRELHSGASQLADGTGKLRDGSQELATKLQEGAGQVPSWTPQQRADVAQTLAAPVGLDVVNTNPAATFGTGFAPFFMPLALFIGALIIWMLLTPLQSRPVVNGLGVLRVVLASYWPGLLVAVCQVAVMYAVVHFGVGLNAKYPWATLAFLVLIAGTFLALIQAFNALFGVAVGRVVTLAFLMLQLVSAGGIYPVETTAKPFQIIHPFDPMTYAVNGLRQLTVGGIDSRLWIAIAVLSGLLVISLAASAWAAHRNRQYTMDRLHPPIEV
- a CDS encoding ATP-binding cassette domain-containing protein, producing the protein MAVTARAITMRGPWGPVYGPVNLDITAGGVTVLLCPPGSGRTALLMTLAGRMRPISGSLSVFGHTRARDIFAHAALAGIDELDTVAESVTVRDLITEQLRWDAKWYKLIGRADEDDLARVCGPVFGELPLPPLSEFVEELTELDGLLLRVALANTARPPLLVVGNLEQVTSDRSRDLLVARLVELGRDQTVVTAGVNEVRGHPVVQIAVENVTRAELAEPQKGGA